A window of Scophthalmus maximus strain ysfricsl-2021 chromosome 10, ASM2237912v1, whole genome shotgun sequence contains these coding sequences:
- the fuom gene encoding fucose mutarotase encodes MVVLKGIPSVLSPELLYALAKMGHGDELVLADANFPASSVCACGPKEIRADGLGIPLLLEAILKLLPLDTYVPSPAAVMDLVDCDKARYLPVPVWETYTLLLGRAGCQAPLEKVERFGFYERAKKAYAVVATGESALYGNLILKKGVIPAELDIL; translated from the exons ATGGTCGTGCTGAAAGGAATCCCCTCCGTGCTGTCACCGGAGCTGCTCTACGCTCTCGCTAAAATGGGCCACGGGGATGAACTGG ttCTGGCCGATGCCAATTTCCCAGCATCCtccgtgtgtgcatgtggcccAAAGGAGATAAGAGCCGACG GTTTGGGGATCCCACTACTTTTGGAAGCCATTTTGAAGCTGTTGCCCCTGGATACCTATGTCCCCTCTCCG GCTGCAGTCATGGATTTGGTTGACTGTGACAAAGCGAGATATTTACCTGTCCCTGTGTGGGAGACCTACACACTGCTCCTGGGTCGGGCCGGGTGTCAG GCTCCTCTTGAGAAGGTGGAAAGGTTTGGTTTCTATGAACGAGCCAAGAAAGCCTACGCTGTCGTAGCGACAGG GGAATCAGCTCTTTATGGCAACTTGATACTGAAGAAGGGGGTCATCCCCGCTGAGCTGGACATATTATAA
- the si:ch211-217g15.3 gene encoding uncharacterized protein si:ch211-217g15.3 isoform X2: MFRFSVVVCVSLIFGITAKPHKPWYKLTDAAFQDTVMSIDDEGKMSWGVEVEVEPPEVLDETHYEMDPSMMIWKSMAGNGQAEPAQEDASMKEPEQDWDEVYHKAREELEVYLAPLTDEYQAGAEVRVAQAEPEEDEDDLYHRDNQRSPVQMELLTREVRGGSEVIVHLQPEEDMDDLYHKDLLQPILYQDADEPVAPVDVSSQRRYSEPEEDLDDLYHQ, translated from the exons ATGTTCAG GTTTTCTGTAGTAGTCTGTGTTTCCCTGATATTTGGCATCACAGCAAAGCCACATAAACCATGG taTAAACTTACAGATGCAGCATTCCAGGATACTGTTAT GTCCATAGATGACGAAGGAAAGATGTCCTGGGGAGTGGAAGTGGAAGTGGAACCTCCAGAGGTCCTGGACGAGACCCACTATGAGATGGACCCTAGCATGATGATTTGGAAGAGTATGGCGGGCAATGGACAG GCAGAGCCCGCGCAGGAAGATGCCAGCATGAAGGAACCTGAGCAGGACTGGGATGAAGTCTACCACAAAGCAAGGGAGGAGCTGGAAGTTTACCTGGCCCCACTGACGGATGAGTACCAAGCCGGTGCGGAGGTCCGCGTTGCACAGGCCGAgccagaggaggacgaggatgaccTGTATCACCGTGACAACCAGCGCTCACCTGTGCAGATGGAGCTGCTGACACGTGAGGTCAGGGGAGGGAGTGAGGTCATAGTTCACCTTCAACCCGAGGAGGACATGGATGACCTGTACCACAAAGACCTCCTTCAGCCCATACTTTACCAGGATGCTGATGAACCTGTTGCGCCAGTCGATGTGTCGTCTCAGAGGAGGTACAGCGAACCAGAGGAAGATCTGGATGATCTCTACCACCAGTGA
- the si:ch211-217g15.3 gene encoding uncharacterized protein si:ch211-217g15.3 isoform X1 translates to MFRFSVVVCVSLIFGITAKPHKPWYKLTDAAFQDTVMSIDDEGKMSWGVEVEVEPPEVLDETHYEMDPSMMIWKSMAGNGQVKLPLKAEAAVDELYHPSMAELLQDQINNVGVLPAADIQAEPAQEDASMKEPEQDWDEVYHKAREELEVYLAPLTDEYQAGAEVRVAQAEPEEDEDDLYHRDNQRSPVQMELLTREVRGGSEVIVHLQPEEDMDDLYHKDLLQPILYQDADEPVAPVDVSSQRRYSEPEEDLDDLYHQ, encoded by the exons ATGTTCAG GTTTTCTGTAGTAGTCTGTGTTTCCCTGATATTTGGCATCACAGCAAAGCCACATAAACCATGG taTAAACTTACAGATGCAGCATTCCAGGATACTGTTAT GTCCATAGATGACGAAGGAAAGATGTCCTGGGGAGTGGAAGTGGAAGTGGAACCTCCAGAGGTCCTGGACGAGACCCACTATGAGATGGACCCTAGCATGATGATTTGGAAGAGTATGGCGGGCAATGGACAGGTAAAGCTGCCACTGAAGGCCGAAGCAGCCGTGGATGAGCTGTACCATCCTTCAATGGCTGAACTCCTCCAGGACCAAATCAATAACGTAGGCGTCCTCCCTGCTGCCGACATCCAGGCAGAGCCCGCGCAGGAAGATGCCAGCATGAAGGAACCTGAGCAGGACTGGGATGAAGTCTACCACAAAGCAAGGGAGGAGCTGGAAGTTTACCTGGCCCCACTGACGGATGAGTACCAAGCCGGTGCGGAGGTCCGCGTTGCACAGGCCGAgccagaggaggacgaggatgaccTGTATCACCGTGACAACCAGCGCTCACCTGTGCAGATGGAGCTGCTGACACGTGAGGTCAGGGGAGGGAGTGAGGTCATAGTTCACCTTCAACCCGAGGAGGACATGGATGACCTGTACCACAAAGACCTCCTTCAGCCCATACTTTACCAGGATGCTGATGAACCTGTTGCGCCAGTCGATGTGTCGTCTCAGAGGAGGTACAGCGAACCAGAGGAAGATCTGGATGATCTCTACCACCAGTGA